AAAATTAGGTTTGTTACTCCAAAAAGTGTACATAATGATACAGAACACAACTTGCTGTTAAGCCAAATAAAGGAATTTGAGCAAAGTCGACAAGCAGCTTGGTCTGCAATCGTGAGTTTGGAGGCTCAATTGATGGGAGCACAGCTAAGTGTCAAAAAAATTCAAACTATGCTCCCTTTAATTGAAGAGCGAACCCAATCACTAAAAGTACTCGAAAATGAAAAGCTTGTTGCAAGAGAGCAATATTTGTCTCTTAAGCAGGAAGCGCTTGATCTTGCCGGGCAGTTACCAATTGAGCAGGCTACAGTTCGCGAATTGAAATCTCAAATTAGTCAAGCAAAAGCGCAGTATGCTCTTTTGTTAACGGACCTAAGAAAACAATCTCTTATAGAACTCAATGATGCTTTATCTCGTCAAACAACGCTAAAGCAGCAGCTAGCAAAAAGCACTTTTTTAGAAGGCAAAACGCGATTGGTAGCACCTGTTTCTGGCACTGTGGAGGCATTAAGTGTGACGACAATTGGTCAAATTGTGACTCCTGCACAAGAGTTAATGCGGATAGTCCCCATGAATGACATGCTTGTCGTAGATGCTGGTCTGTTAAATAAGGACATTGGTTTTGTTTTTATTGGGCAAGAAGTAGAGGTGAAAATTGAGAGCTTTCCGTTTACACGCTATGGCGTCATAGAAGGTAAGGTCATCGATGTGTCAATGGATGCTATGGAACACGAAGTACATGGCTTGGTTTTTCCAATTAAGGTGGCGATAGAAAAACAGTCAATGTTGATTGATGATCGAATCGTTGCCTTATCATCTGGCATGACGGTTACCGCAGAAGTTAAGACCGGTTACCGTCGTATTATCGAATTCTTACTGTCTCCAATAATTCAAAGTGTCAACGAAGGCGCAAGAGAAAGATAAAAGCATTGAGTGAGGGAATTAATTATGAAAAGACTAGTACTAGGGGCAACTTTATTACTGCTAAGTAGCGAAGGTTTCGCTGCAGGGTT
This genomic window from Pseudoalteromonas luteoviolacea contains:
- a CDS encoding HlyD family type I secretion periplasmic adaptor subunit, which produces MAKLNKANIEFLPAALEIQAAPAPKWARSIVWTLVILLVVTITWLCWGRIDIVASAQGKLVPQQQVQVIQPIETGAVLAVHVKEGSEVVEGQILLELDPAITQADKQDLTAQLNHVNAQVERLRELLLFAQQVIDNDEGKIRFVTPKSVHNDTEHNLLLSQIKEFEQSRQAAWSAIVSLEAQLMGAQLSVKKIQTMLPLIEERTQSLKVLENEKLVAREQYLSLKQEALDLAGQLPIEQATVRELKSQISQAKAQYALLLTDLRKQSLIELNDALSRQTTLKQQLAKSTFLEGKTRLVAPVSGTVEALSVTTIGQIVTPAQELMRIVPMNDMLVVDAGLLNKDIGFVFIGQEVEVKIESFPFTRYGVIEGKVIDVSMDAMEHEVHGLVFPIKVAIEKQSMLIDDRIVALSSGMTVTAEVKTGYRRIIEFLLSPIIQSVNEGARER